The genomic interval CCGTAAGGAAGGGAATCATATCGTGGTAGAAACGACAATGGGCGGAGCCCCAAAGATTTTCAAGGCTGATCATGTCCTGTCCGCCACGGGACGAAAAGCGAATACGGAAGGACTGGGACTTGAAAGGGTCGGCGTAGAACTGAATTCACATGGTTTTCTTAAGGTCGATGAGACTTTGAAGACCTCGGTTTCAAACATCTATGGTGCGGGGGATGTTATCGGGGACCCCATGTTCGTCTATACGGCCGCCTATGAAGGGGCTCTTGCCGCCGAAAACGCCCTGTCGGGGTCTTTGAAAGTGCGGGATTATTCCATTCTTCCCTGGGTTATCTTTACGGATCCACAGGTGGCCGGCGTTGGATTGGATGAAGCGCAGGCGCGACAACAAGGGATCGATGCCGAGGCGGCCAGCCTGCCCCTCAGCCAGGTGCCCAGATCTCTGGCAGCTCATGATACCAGGGGATTCATCAAACTTATCCGGGATCGCCAAACCGACAGGTTGATCGGGGCGCGGATCCTCGCTCCCGAGGGATCAGAACTCCTGATGGAGATCAGCCTGGCTCTCAAATTCGGCGTGACCGCCCAGGAGATAGCTTCTGCCTTTCATCCTTACTTGACTCTTTCCGAGGGGGTCAAGCTGGCAGCTATTATGTTTAAAAAAGATGTAAACAGGCTGAGTTGCTGTGCATCCTGATTAAAGTCATTTTTTTGTAAAAACCGGGGTTGTCTCCGGAGAAGGCCATGATGATAATGATGGCTATGGTCAAAGGGCGCACGTTGATGACGAGGGGTTCGTGGCGGACTCTCGCAACGGCCGCATCCAGATCTTCGATCTCGATGGCAACTTCAATCGGATGTTTGGCAAGCCGGGTGAGAAACCTGACGAACTCGGCCGGCCGATGAACCTAAGCATTCATGACGGCGAGGTTATAAAGCTGTGCGCATAGACGTTCAATAACGATGTGAAAAAACTGTCCTGTTGTTTCCCATAAGACGGTGGGCGGGAGGCGCCTCATGAATCTGCATCTGAAAAAGGTTGGCCTGGCGGGATCGGTGTTCACGCTCCTTTGCTGCCTGGGGTTCGGTCCGCTGATCGCGATGCTGTCAGCAATCGGGGCGAGTTTTCTTGTCAATGACGCCGTATTGGCTCCGCTGTTGGCTCTGTTCCTGGTGATTGGAGGCATCGGTCTTGGCATCACATATCGCCGTCATCGGCGCATCGGCCCGCTGCTGGTTCATCTACCTAGTGCGGTTTCGGTCTTCGTATTCACGTTTGTCAGTTTTGTCGCGCCACTTGT from Deltaproteobacteria bacterium carries:
- a CDS encoding MerC domain-containing protein, with protein sequence MNLHLKKVGLAGSVFTLLCCLGFGPLIAMLSAIGASFLVNDAVLAPLLALFLVIGGIGLGITYRRHRRIGPLLVHLPSAVSVFVFTFVSFVAPLVWMSIAGVVAASVWDLFLGKRAHQ